Proteins co-encoded in one Christiangramia fulva genomic window:
- a CDS encoding aldose epimerase family protein: MKKVEASDLKIIELENSRKSRLQILNFGATIFSFKIKNNKGKLTDVIVGPQEPSDYISSEYREENKCFGATVGRFAGRIANGKFKIGEEEYDLYEEYEGAHLHGGHFGFQYRLWNIENVEKGENPSVKLSYISQNLEEGYPGTLRVEATYTLTEKNEIKISYFAKTDKTTIVNITNHSYWNLNGGGSVSDHFMKVKASKILELDEINLPTGNLTKLKDHPKDYRESRLLGNRELDDVYILDVMENEVQAQLFSPLSGIKLRVRSNQPVMVIYSPETLPQKWTYLSRIDSKYPAVALEAQNYPDAPNFRNFPSSLLQPGEEYKNEITFSFSVK; this comes from the coding sequence GTGAAAAAAGTGGAAGCATCAGATCTTAAAATTATCGAACTCGAGAATTCGAGAAAAAGTCGTTTGCAGATCCTCAATTTTGGAGCGACAATTTTCAGTTTCAAAATAAAGAATAATAAAGGGAAACTTACCGATGTTATAGTCGGTCCACAGGAACCTTCAGATTATATAAGCAGCGAATACCGTGAGGAAAATAAATGTTTTGGTGCGACTGTAGGGCGTTTTGCAGGGAGAATAGCAAACGGAAAGTTCAAGATTGGGGAGGAAGAGTATGATCTTTATGAAGAATATGAAGGTGCCCATTTGCACGGTGGTCATTTTGGCTTTCAATACAGGTTATGGAATATTGAAAATGTTGAAAAAGGAGAGAATCCTTCTGTAAAACTTTCCTATATAAGTCAAAATCTGGAAGAAGGCTATCCGGGAACCCTAAGAGTTGAAGCGACCTATACGCTAACCGAAAAAAACGAGATCAAAATTTCTTATTTCGCAAAAACCGATAAAACTACCATTGTAAATATTACAAACCACAGCTACTGGAATTTGAACGGTGGAGGAAGTGTGAGTGATCATTTCATGAAAGTGAAGGCCTCGAAGATCCTTGAACTGGACGAAATAAATTTGCCCACGGGAAACCTCACCAAATTAAAAGATCATCCTAAAGATTACAGGGAAAGTCGGCTGCTGGGAAATCGCGAACTTGATGATGTTTATATCCTTGATGTGATGGAGAATGAGGTACAGGCGCAATTATTTTCTCCCTTAAGCGGAATAAAACTGCGGGTGAGGAGCAATCAGCCCGTTATGGTAATTTATTCGCCCGAAACTTTACCGCAAAAATGGACCTATTTGAGCAGAATAGATTCCAAATATCCGGCGGTGGCACTGGAGGCGCAAAATTATCCCGATGCCCCTAATTTCAGGAATTTTCCGTCCAGTTTATTGCAGCCGGGGGAGGAATATAAGAATGAGATCACCTTTTCATTCAGTGTAAAATAG